From Desulfolucanica intricata, the proteins below share one genomic window:
- a CDS encoding Rne/Rng family ribonuclease, translating into MLKEIIVNVGEEETRVALLEDKVTMEIYIERTLTQRLEGNIFKGRVENVLPGMQAAFVDIGLDKNAFLYVEDALPSRSPEENHNSSVLGTNICDVLKHGQELIVQIVKEPIGTKGPRITTHITLPGRYLVLMPTVDYIGISRRIDDDKERERLKELASRVKPKDMGVIVRTVAEGVDEEELTQDVQVLTKLWRKIQNRAAYGPVPNLLHRDLELVQRILRDIFTEDVDRLIIDSRYEYEKVLEFLDISDPQLKIKVSLDERDDIFEDYGIGLELEKAIKRKVWLKCGGYLVIDQAEALTAIDVNTGKYVGSTNLEDTVLKTNLDAAVEIARQLRLRNIGGIIIVDFIDMVEDEHRQKVLEVLEKEIKKDKTKTNILGITQLGLVEMTRKKVRPSLAEMLQKPCPYCEGRGKVLSEETVGIHFKNEIYQLARQTSADTILVEANPLVAARLIGSGGANLRELENKIKKNLYIRGSANQHIESVNIKPIYDKEDIEEKTVPVKPGQTLEIRIEEPHASNLNDGIARLNGFILDIEGAGALVGETVPVEISKVYRTYARARVLRA; encoded by the coding sequence TTGTTGAAAGAAATAATTGTTAATGTAGGTGAAGAAGAGACCAGGGTAGCATTACTGGAAGATAAGGTTACCATGGAAATATATATAGAAAGGACCTTAACCCAGCGCCTGGAAGGAAATATTTTTAAAGGAAGAGTAGAAAATGTTTTGCCGGGCATGCAGGCTGCTTTTGTAGACATTGGTTTGGATAAAAACGCCTTTCTTTATGTTGAAGATGCTTTACCCTCGCGCTCCCCGGAAGAGAATCATAACAGCTCTGTTCTGGGGACCAATATTTGTGATGTATTAAAGCACGGCCAGGAATTGATTGTCCAGATTGTTAAGGAACCGATTGGAACAAAAGGACCACGGATTACAACTCATATTACTTTACCCGGACGTTACCTGGTACTGATGCCTACGGTGGATTACATTGGTATATCCAGGCGGATTGATGATGATAAAGAAAGGGAACGCCTGAAAGAATTAGCTTCCCGGGTCAAGCCCAAAGACATGGGGGTTATTGTTCGTACAGTAGCCGAGGGTGTTGACGAAGAAGAACTGACCCAGGATGTGCAAGTTTTAACTAAACTGTGGCGTAAAATTCAAAACCGTGCAGCTTACGGGCCGGTACCAAATTTGCTGCACCGGGATCTTGAATTGGTGCAGCGGATTTTAAGGGATATATTTACTGAAGATGTTGACCGCTTAATTATCGATTCCCGGTATGAGTATGAAAAGGTTTTGGAATTTTTAGATATCAGTGATCCCCAGTTAAAAATAAAAGTTTCTCTGGATGAAAGAGATGATATATTTGAAGATTATGGTATTGGATTGGAATTGGAAAAGGCTATTAAGCGAAAGGTTTGGCTTAAATGCGGCGGCTACCTGGTTATTGACCAGGCTGAGGCCCTGACGGCGATTGATGTCAACACTGGAAAATATGTCGGCAGTACCAATCTGGAAGACACTGTTCTAAAAACTAACCTTGATGCTGCCGTGGAGATTGCTAGGCAGCTGCGCCTGCGCAATATCGGGGGCATTATTATTGTAGACTTTATCGATATGGTGGAAGACGAGCACCGGCAAAAGGTACTGGAGGTTTTAGAAAAGGAAATTAAAAAAGATAAAACAAAAACCAACATTTTAGGAATAACTCAACTGGGTTTAGTAGAAATGACCAGGAAAAAGGTGCGGCCAAGTTTGGCCGAAATGCTGCAGAAACCCTGCCCTTATTGTGAGGGGCGGGGAAAAGTGTTATCCGAGGAAACGGTGGGCATTCACTTTAAAAATGAAATATACCAATTAGCCCGCCAGACTTCCGCTGATACTATATTAGTAGAAGCTAATCCACTGGTGGCTGCCAGATTAATAGGCAGCGGCGGGGCCAACCTGCGGGAGTTGGAGAACAAGATTAAAAAGAATCTCTATATCAGAGGTTCAGCCAATCAGCATATTGAATCGGTAAACATAAAGCCTATCTATGATAAAGAAGACATAGAAGAAAAAACAGTGCCGGTTAAGCCGGGGCAAACATTGGAAATCCGAATTGAAGAACCCCATGCCTCTAATCTAAATGACGGTATAGCGCGTCTAAACGGCTTTATCCTGGATATCGAAGGAGCAGGTGCACTGGTTGGAGAAACTGTACCGGTGGAAATTAGTAAAGTTTACAGAACTTATGCCAGGGCCCGGGTGCTTCGGGCCTGA
- a CDS encoding TIGR03936 family radical SAM-associated protein — protein MPRYRVMFSKTGPTRYISHLDLLKAFERALRRAGLPMAFSQGFNPHPKISFAAPIPVGVSGEEEYMDIELTQELIPEKVKESLISAVPGGLKIKDVRQVEPRAKSTMAIVNRASYKVRCELEKDLSEVELENKIKKFLNNTDIPAMKKTKKGSFQTVNIRPGIYMLSGNVFGNSLELNMELAIGSVTNIRPEDVITKLQEFVDVGINPREVTISRTGLFVGDDTGVKSLWES, from the coding sequence ATGCCCCGTTATAGGGTAATGTTTTCTAAAACCGGGCCAACCCGGTATATTTCGCATCTTGATTTGTTGAAGGCTTTTGAGCGGGCTTTGCGGCGAGCCGGCTTACCTATGGCCTTTTCTCAAGGCTTCAACCCTCATCCCAAAATAAGTTTTGCCGCACCGATTCCGGTAGGGGTATCCGGGGAAGAAGAATATATGGACATTGAGCTAACTCAAGAACTGATTCCGGAAAAAGTTAAAGAATCTTTAATATCTGCAGTTCCGGGTGGTCTCAAGATTAAAGATGTGCGGCAGGTGGAGCCTCGTGCTAAGTCTACCATGGCAATAGTAAACCGCGCTTCCTATAAGGTACGGTGTGAATTGGAAAAGGACCTTTCTGAAGTTGAACTGGAAAACAAGATAAAGAAATTTTTAAATAACACGGACATCCCGGCAATGAAAAAAACAAAAAAAGGCAGCTTTCAAACAGTTAATATTCGTCCCGGAATATATATGCTAAGCGGTAATGTTTTTGGTAATAGTCTGGAACTGAATATGGAGCTGGCTATAGGCAGTGTAACAAACATTCGTCCGGAGGATGTAATTACAAAGCTGCAGGAATTTGTTGATGTGGGAATAAACCCTCGGGAGGTAACTATCAGCCGAACCGGTTTATTTGTTGGGGACGACACCGGTGTAAAATCTCTTTGGGAGAGTTAG